A single window of Manduca sexta isolate Smith_Timp_Sample1 chromosome 15, JHU_Msex_v1.0, whole genome shotgun sequence DNA harbors:
- the LOC115439970 gene encoding nuclear pore complex protein Nup160, translating to MEFLDAMPVVFKEITPNNNIPEKWKEVILNTGGTHSTLQDIKLPQKAGGYWYKDSTKLYTRNRFIYWQTTSDAIELSEASLDVNLSGANLRCKVAPGTPPLTSISVYERFSTHHVVVLAATVSSVHRLIFPHPMVLDRKSTFGSLSSSSPSIFHDASAINNPNNYYILNQYSNAASGVAHTCASHLRDNGEAVFALAFGHSGEGGLLLVKLPVAGSAVTTLLKRESTVPRFLSGITGALRGKSSDGVETYGVVLTNGLAVAICGDTCLRAWPLDDSGTPIAVSTTLSQTEVRPKPPPHGHMLQKTTGPDGSMLLVAYLSFPNECEFVVMKMHDGGAGAVKFSHICRIFGPQLDLLDYTIGYGDGSNVIWALWSQPDGDTIITSSAIGVEVSWRAVAGREPPPPLPQLSHHQQYRDRLLAPGLFPSSVIRKALAIYNRTWGGIDTATEGELGESAMTAVQARLRHLSARMSSPDQTHLMHKCWSDLYSWCMQYMEGLQKPLGLMVSKPGLNGDGGWWCAVVRRAGVSLVCELEPLERMMLSPETSLLDMDSGGGGSLSRAALRVVMAGARWERGATAGAAAELERRVFACAAPQHRLLPRLLHLLRAPAHPHSSPDSSALHEPHPPPMLSPQQIDELSTILEPIQDLQNAVLELNDALRLDVPEIDTSKSDEEENDEYETLFAGDLGVAVVTEAIRQMAEMRCRVVRGALAALALSRGAGDVPGAGHCAVHWQAYRALLWLRAATLHPPAAGSSETFRLKMSALGAEWSEAPAGGAAAGAGGAVHAYCAGAGGARARRQLAAARAPHAWHQALPLFAYHLAHQLWAVSGGFEFGWWLARANQPRLVQNYVLLLEPWCEWNACSRQFILGLALLEMEDAEGAYAAFCKAAKGVSTEPFLRQLVAPRDQRLTHHQALVLYYLKVIKLFEIHDAGACVVRLAETAISIADSDDPNLAMFQWVVFKWHLSGGRTARALAAAAANPSRAARAAAAAAALATLGARGELGALASCAALAAEAERAAAGRAKLHDALDHNPYYDFLYALHLSRHHYRKAAAVLYERAARCGAERGAEGGAARRRWLAGALTCLRLAKPQHAFIARPATHPRLPSLQVIGPEELAAELREEDPDSLDIVQQALLKGDNIDFNKLYTKLKDADPDTLLAVTKRAISTGQFLPRWFLMRYMAVDGAGMVRALLQGGRAEEASAACCGALRQALAALAPAAPLAPPRPVSAPLACADLLLAELSHHIDDAAIKEVYDELDSLVKEYTQAVVRASENMKMIKSVA from the exons atGGAGTTTCTCGATGCTATGCCAGTAGTTTTCAAAGAAATTACACCGAATAACAACATTCCTGAAAAATGGAAGGAAGTTATTTTGAATACAG GTGGAACACACAGCACCTTGCAGGATATAAAGCTACCTCAAAAAGCTGGTGGCTATTGGTACAAGGATTCTACAAAACTATACACTAGAAATCGTTTTATTTACTG gCAAACAACTTCAGATGCAATAGAATTGTCAGAAGCTTCCTTAGATGTGAATCTGTCTGGAGCTAACCTGCGATGTAAAGTGGCTCCGGGTACCCCTCCCCTGACCAGCATATCAGTGTATGAACGGTTCTCCACACATCATGTGGTTGTGCTTGCTGCAACTGTGTCATCTGTCCATAGATTGATATTTCCGCATCCTATGGTATTGGATAGGAAG tCTACATTTGGTTCTTTGAGCAGCTCTTCACCATCTATATTTCATGACGCCAGTGCTATAAACAAtccaaacaattattatattcttaatcaATATTCAAATGCTG CTAGTGGAGTAGCGCATACATGCGCTTCCCATTTACGCGATAATGGTGAAGCGGTATTCGCACTCGCGTTCGGTCACAGCGGTGAGGGTGGGCTGCTACTGGTTAAACTTCCTGTCGCGGGATCAGCTGTCACCACTCTTCTCAAACGGGAATCAACTGTGCCACGGTTTTTGTCAGGAATTACTGGTGCACTTAG GGGCAAGAGCAGTGATGGTGTTGAAACATATGGAGTGGTGTTAACTAATGGTCTGGCGGTGGCTATATGTGGCGACACTTGCCTCCGAGCATGGCCTCTTGATGACAGCGGTACTCCTATTGCTGTATCGACCACACTTTCGCAAACCGAAGTTAGGCCGAAACCTCCGC CTCATGGCCACATGCTGCAAAAGACGACAGGACCAGATGGAAGTATGTTACTGGTAGCATACCTGTCGTTCCCTAATGAATGCGAATTCGTTGTTATGAAAATGCACGATGGTGGCGCTGGCGCTGTAAAATTTTCGCACATCTGTCGTATTTTCGGGCCCCag ttAGATCTTTTGGATTATACAATCGGGTATGGCGATGGCAGTAACGTTATATGGGCTCTTTGGAGCCAACCAGATGGTGATACGATTATTACAA GCAGCGCCATCGGCGTGGAAGTGTCATGGCGCGCGGTGGCCGGGCGGGAACCACCGCCGCCGCTGCCGCAGCTCTCGCACCACCAACAGTACCGGGACAGGCTACTGGCGCCGGGACTGTTTCCAAGTTCCGTTATTAGGAAAGCGCTCGCT ATATACAACCGAACATGGGGTGGTATTGATACCGCAACAGAAGGTGAATTGGGCGAAAGCGCAATGACGGCTGTACAAGCGCGGCTTCGCCATCTAAGCGCCCGCATGTCAAGTCCGGATCAAACACATCTCATGCACAA ATGCTGGTCAGATCTATATAGCTGGTGTATGCAATACATGGAGGGGTTACAGAAACCACTCGGTCTGATGGTGTCTAAACCG GGATTGAACGGCGACGGCGGGTGGTGGTGCGCGGTGGTGCGGCGCGCGGGCGTCTCCCTCGTGTGCGAGCTGGAGCCGCTGGAACGGATGATGTTGTCGCCGGAGACGTCGCTGCTCGATATGGATTCAG GCGGCGGCGGGTCGCTGTCGCGGGCGGCGCTGCGCGTGGTGATGGCGGGCGCGCGGTGGGAGCGCGGCGccacggcgggcgcggcggcggagcTGGAGCGGCGCGTGTTCGCGTGCGCCGCGCCGCAGCACCGCCTGCTGCCGCGCCTGCTGCACCTGCTGCGCGCGCCCGCGCACCCGCACTCCTCGCCCGACTCCAGCGCGCTGCACGAACCGCATCCTCCGCCG ATGCTAAGTCCCCAGCAGATAGACGAACTCTCGACTATACTGGAACCGATTCAGGACCTGCAGAATGCGGTGCTAGAGCTAAACGATGCGCTCCGACTTGACGTGCCGGAGATCGACACTTCGAAGA GTGACGAAGAGGAAAATGACGAGTACGAAACCTTGTTTGCTGGAGATCTCGGTGTCGCTGTCGTCACTGAAGCTATCCGACAGATGGCCGAAATGAG GTGCCGCGTGGTGCGCGGTGCGTTGGCGGCGCTGGCGCTGTCGCGCGGCGCGGGCGACGTGCCCGGCGCCGGACACTGCGCCGTGCACTGGCAGGCCTACCGCGCGCTGCTCTGGCTGCGGGCTGCCACGTTGCATCCACC CGCGGCGGGTTCATCCGAGACGTTCCGTCTGAAGATGAGCGCGTTGGGCGCGGAGTGGTCGGAGGCGCCTGCGGGCGGGgccgcggcgggcgcgggcggcgcggtgcACGCGTActgcgcgggcgcgggcggagcgcgcgcgcggcggcagctggcggcggcgcgcgcgcctcACGCCTGGCACCAGGCGCTGCCTCTCTTCGCATACCATCTCGCACACCAACT CTGGGCAGTGAGCGGCGGCTTTGAATTCGGCTGGTGGCTGGCGAGGGCCAACCAGCCCAGACTAGTGCAGAACTACGTGCTGTTACTGGAGCCTTGGTGCGAGTGGAACGCTTGCTCAC GCCAATTCATCTTGGGGCTCGCGCTGCTTGAAATGGAGGACGCGGAGGGCGCGTACGCGGCCTTCTGCAAGGCGGCCAAGGGCGTCAGCACCGAGCCCTTCCTGCGGCAACTCGTGGCGCCGCGCGACCAGCGCCTCACGCACCACCAGGCGCTCGTCCTTTACTACTTGAAG gtcataaaattatttgaaatccaCGACGCGGGCGCTTGTGTCGTCCGTCTTGCCGAAACAGCAATCAGTATCGCAGACAGCGACGATCCTAACTTG GCGATGTTCCAGTGGGTGGTGTTCAAGTGGCACCTGAGCGGCGGGCGCACGGCGCGCGCGCTGGCGGCGGCCGCGGCCAACCCctcccgcgccgcgcgcgccgccgccgccgccgccgcgctcgccACGCTCG GCGCGCGCGGGGAGCTGGGCGCGCTGGCGTCgtgcgcggcgctggcggccgAGGCCGAGCGCGCCGCTGCGGGCCGCGCCAAGCTGCACGACGCGCTCGACCACAACCCCTACTACGACTTCCTCTACGCGCTGCACCTCTCCAGGCACCACTACCGAAAAG CGGCGGCGGTGTTGTACGAgcgcgcggcgcggtgcggTGCGGAGCGCGGCGCggagggcggcgcggcgcggcggcggtggcTGGCGGGCGCGCTCACGTGCCTGCGCCTCGCCAAGCCGCAGCACGCCTTCATCGCGCGGCCCGCCACACACCCGCGCCTGCCTTCCCTGCAG GTGATTGGTCCTGAAGAATTAGCTGCAGAACTTCGTGAAGAGGATCCAGATTCACTGGACATTGTGCAGCAGGCGCTATTAA AGGGCGATAATATAGATTTCAACAAGTTGTACACAAAGCTAAAGGACGCCGACCCCGACACGTTGCTGGCGGTAACGAAGCGAGCTATAAGCACTGGTCAATTCCTGCCGCGATGGTTCCTCATGAGATACATG GCGGTGGACGGCGCGGGCATGGTGCGCGCGCTGCTGCAGGGCGGGCGCGCGGAGGAGGCGAGCGCGGCGTGCTGCGGCGCGCTGCGGCAGGCGCTCGCCGCGCtggcgcccgccgcgccgctcgcgccGCCGCGCCCCGTCTCCGCGCCGCTCGCCTGCGCCGACCTGCTGCTCGCAGAGCTTAGCCACCACATCGACGACGCAGCTATAAAAGAG GTTTACGATGAACTGGATTCACTGGTAAAGGAATACACGCAAGCGGTTGTCAGAGCATcagaaaatatgaaaatgattAAAAGTGTTGCGTAA
- the LOC115439973 gene encoding peroxisomal membrane protein PMP34, translating into MAPSLFSYETLVHAVAGATGSIVGMAVFYPLDTLRSRLQVEDSNKLHGSSWELLMKLANEEGLESLYRGLSPVLQSLSVSNFVYFYSFHALRKLSPKPTSALQDLMFGIIAGSINVILTSPLWVVNTRMKLEKTNCNTLFEGLIELAKNEGAKGLWSGTVPSLLLVSNPAIQFMVYESLKRKLVTKGSFDTYTAFMIGAAAKAVATTLTYPLQLIQSRLRAGTSMKPLLKDIKYNPLVLFRGLEAKLLQTVMTAALMFLTYEKLVLLVLSIMKGRYHKRQ; encoded by the exons ATGGCTCCATCACTATTTAGTTATGAGACATTAGTCCATGCAGTTGCAGGAGCTACG GGTAGCATAGTGGGTATGGCTGTGTTTTATCCACTAGATACATTGAGGTCAAGATTACAAG TTGAAGATTCAAATAAGCTACATGGCTCATCTTGGGAGCTATTAATGAAGCTAGCTAATGAAGAAGGCCTTGAATCATTGTATAGAGGGTTATCACCAGTGCTGCAATCTTTATCAGTatctaattttgtttatttttattcatttcatgCCTTGAGGAAACTTTCCCCAAAGCCTACATCAGCATTACAAGATCTTATGTTTGGTATTATAGCTGGAAgcataaatgttatattaacttCCCCATTATGGGTTGTAAATACTAGAATGAAGTTAGAGAAAACAAACTGTAATACCCTTTTTGAAGGTCTTATTGAGCTTGCTAAAAATGAAGGTGCAAAAGGACTTTGGTCAGGTACTGTACCATCTTTGCTTCTAGTTTCTAATCCAGCTATCCAGTTCATGGTTTATGAGTCATTGAAAAGAAAATTAGTGACCAAAGGGTCTTTTGATACATATACTGCATTTATGATCGGAGCAGCTGCCAAGGCAGTTGCAACAACATTAACATATCCATTGCAATTAATTCAGTCAAGGCTTCGAGCCGGTACCAGTATGAAACCTTTGCTGAAAGACATCAAATACAACCCACTGGTATTATTCCGTGGGCTGGAAGCAAAACTTTTGCAAACTGTCATGACGGCTGCTCTGATGTTTCTTACTTATGAGAAACTTGTTCTCCTGGTATTATCTATTATGAAAGGGAGATATCATAAACGCCAGTGA